In Trichomycterus rosablanca isolate fTriRos1 chromosome 20, fTriRos1.hap1, whole genome shotgun sequence, one DNA window encodes the following:
- the mab21l1 gene encoding putative nucleotidyltransferase MAB21L1, with protein sequence MIAAQAKLVYHLNKYYNEKCQARKAAIAKSIREVCKVVSDVLKEVEVQEPRFISSLTELDNRFEGLEVVSPTEFEVVLYLNQMGVFNFVDDGSLPGCAVLKLSDGRKRSMSLWVEFITASGYLSARKIRSRFQTLVAQAVDKCSYRDSVKMVADTSEVKLRIRDRYVVQITPAFKCTGIWPRSAAHWPLPHIPWPGPNRVAEVKAEGFNLLSKECYSLNGKQSSAESDAWVLQFAEAENRLLLGGCRKKCLSLLKTLRDRHLELPGQPLNNYHMKTLVSYECEKHPRESDWDENCLGDRLNGILLQLISCLQCRRCPHYFLPNLDQFQGKPHSALENAAKQTWRLAREILTNPKSLEKL encoded by the coding sequence ATGATCGCCGCACAGGCAAAGCTCGTCTACCACCTGAACAAATACTACAATGAGAAGTGTCAGGCGCGCAAGGCGGCCATCGCCAAGTCCATCCGCGAAGTCTGCAAGGTGGTCTCGGATGTCCTGAAAGAGGTCGAGGTGCAAGAACCGCGCTTTATCAGCTCCCTCACTGAGCTTGATAACCGGTTCGAGGGCCTCGAGGTGGTCTCTCCAACCGAGTTTGAGGTGGTCCTTTACCTCAATCAGATGGGCGTCTTTAATTTCGTGGATGACGGCTCACTGCCCGGCTGCGCCGTCTTAAAGCTCAGCGACGGCCGCAAGCGCAGCATGTCTCTCTGGGTGGAGTTCATTACAGCCTCAGGTTACCTGTCTGCGCGTAAGATCCGCTCCCGTTTCCAGACCCTGGTGGCGCAAGCCGTGGACAAGTGCAGCTATCGGGACTCGGTGAAAATGGTGGCTGATACGAGCGAGGTGAAGCTGCGCATTCGAGACCGCTATGTGGTGCAGATCACCCCAGCGTTCAAGTGCACAGGCATCTGGCCGCGCAGCGCAGCGCACTGGCCCCTACCTCACATCCCATGGCCCGGGCCAAACCGAGTAGCCGAGGTCAAGGCTGAAGGGTTCAACTTGCTCTCCAAGGAATGCTACTCGCTCAACGGCAAGCAGAGCTCGGCCGAAAGCGACGCCTGGGTGCTACAGTTTGCCGAAGCCGAGAACCGCCTGCTGCTGGGCGGATGCAGAAAAAAATGCCTCTCGCTGCTCAAGACACTGCGCGACCGCCACCTCGAACTGCCCGGCCAGCCTCTCAACAACTACCACATGAAGACTTTGGTTTCCTACGAGTGTGAAAAGCACCCACGGGAATCAGACTGGGACGAGAACTGTCTGGGTGACCGACTGAACGGCATCCTTCTGCAGCTCATCTCGTGTTTGCAGTGCCGCCGGTGCCCGCACTACTTCTTGCCCAACCTTGACCAGTTCCAGGGCAAACCTCACTCGGCTTTGGAGAATGCCGCCAAGCAGACTTGGAGACTCGCCAGGGAGATCCTGACCAATCCTAAAAGTCTGGAAAAGCTTTGA